The Canis lupus familiaris isolate Mischka breed German Shepherd chromosome X, alternate assembly UU_Cfam_GSD_1.0, whole genome shotgun sequence genome has a segment encoding these proteins:
- the KIAA1210 gene encoding acrosomal protein KIAA1210 homolog isoform X7: protein MAGFYSCLRAPDDTSMAESLSEVSGSLEVLEASEDGKKKSKFKAFKNFFGKKKKKESEDAQGGRRLKPSLSSSSINISSLEPVREGQRTEPRIKSNMGSKSLSHDSIFMLEPEPERSTHQLCPSPEPKRGRPLQSSFEPSPGPIRSQSLTTFAMIASPGSTHLPMSFNTPATTKGCLDSSAARHKMALNPRKQKKKKNPQTSAKPKQEESMLLLVSEEEKSTTKPKEADRKKPKKDNPGTGVSGLEQSKKTETYDKKTVDQAASADAAGSQSYPLSAAHGRRGAKKGSSASGTSECVPRGRSFKQSSRGLRSDRAGSPPANQSARDHLLWNLSLEQQVLEQPTTPQAESPTPQELLSGKDATRKRGAGVDLKVRKVLASPATPEDSAESTVSDPSPCPEAEKPAARASLSTTQEDVIFSVAMEAQVFMDPSHIQSEREEAFSFDLQAIKFKMESVQDVPAVCREKSPGSILRAVTASISGPTSTQAEGAVSAERLPPRSLSWVLADLEAEERSSASESSSEEASGSELQLLRGRSFQALAKPRDDDQKFFTESESSAVELSRPEQPLAPRYSSLILTMPKVQEASSDSASPSEGERDSGRHLALRHPLQSLGMPEDYLQVFSVSKSSGDPRASEGELTPRCASRALGEAEGWASSAESNSYGAKYSSADDWSTSEEDVRPRPPAQAPGKPTDVLEIPSGSKSAPEDWGVSVEGLAQSFSRPKLQQQVSSERSSLVEPAPAGKVVPSWLHPQAEHQAPGGRENPAEDCSISLEPLPPRVSSRPTGQPRIEQPVAKGPEMATAVGGRAAELLPPKQPSQPPLKPEQAVPERPERPVVEGSVSVEVVPPRGPFRALARPAVEEQVFLSVPSAPVEENVVVEPLPLPRHASQRPAPLLVQGQVPASAGSAVPFAEPQPLQVLVQPLVHPKVEPDVFSGLEGAATEKVIAVEPPLPEHSAPPSLPNPEAQQESDNAAEEGASVELPSGFPAQPSVRPKLQPQLPPLDTAGASAACNQPAGPASPRSVLQSWQSSPFEQQSSASLESAALEWGISLEPLPPRRPSQTRKRRAAARAASRESRSLAARERSSPVEPKPPRGASLTPGSAKVKQPSWAVPEGSTAQKGGSMEQLPPRMSSQSLTKSVSKQQVSWAIPEGSVAQKGGSMEQLPSRMSSQTLTKSVSKQQVSWAVPESSVAQKGSSMEQLPPRMSSQTLTKSVSKQQVSWAIPEGSMEQLSSRMSSQTLTKSVSKQQVSWAIPEGSMEQLSSRMSSQTLTKSVSKQQVSWAIPESFVAQKGGSMEQLPPRMSSQSLTKSVSKQQPSWAVPEGSVAQKGSSMEQLPPRMSSQSLTKSVCKQQPSWAAPEGSMAQRSGSTEQPPPRVSSQPETKPVGKQPASAAPEGSVAQRSSSTEQPPPRMSSQPLTKPLGKQLAPAALKSAAIEGVASTERGPSRQPSQPPTRYKVQQMSSTFENAVQVAISGKSVPSKQAPQPLGRSKVQELSSRLEITAAEGGKSKKASVSRQPSQSFVKFMAEQVFSERPTAEGRSPRNPPPANQPSKPLLRSKVQYQAFSELENASTKGGTSSKLLPMPPHPIQPSGKPEGPKEVLSHPESAPLKWGRSKDQLPPGHLSQALGKLEYQQGISFSVSQSSHEERKSSQGQLPFRGPPQAKEGAKLQPQLFSTGPVSVPVKRSRSEEPQPPRHPRQAFAGPEYQPQGRSGPVWAASTEGTISEGGSDSWSQPKGPASPNKAKKHKQGSEDPIKNILTFATKPVKFTTAPAKQVPTLGGTVSKEEGLEGSNQNNSHPNVSTTRASVENLFGVRLRKVPSLKKYKREKQDDLTKLSSFFLGPVSSSAGKEQRIRSASQGLLGTAQYLTYPFEVAEKQQSRPKSECFIKKQPAYKVPGKAPGRQADYGTFEPAWITMVKQRQKSSQVYVPKKEAKTKNKAGARAEAKEPRGVEPPYKSLQKGAGLANENQPRKIFTSVVNKQEKMAQKKLSIKSIKAGFEDPKIVQVPAVEKETRRSSTLPAVLQEPAQPDEPVWFSLAKKKAKAWSHIAEIMQ from the exons TGATACTAGTATGGCTGAATCACTAAGTGAAGTTTCTGGAAGTCTGGAGGTTCTGGAGGCCAGCGAGGATG gaaagaagaaatccaaatttAAAGCCTTCAAGAACTTTTTtggcaagaagaagaaaaaagagtctGAAGatgcccagggagggaggaggctaAAACCAAGCTTGTCCAGCAGCAGTATTAACATCTCTTCTCTGGAGCCAGTTCGAGAAGGTCAGCGAACTGAGCCCAG GATCAAGAGCAACATGGGTAGCAAATCCCTGTCCCATGACAGCATCTTCATGTTGGAACCCGAGCCTGAAAGATCAACCCATCAACTCTGCCCCTCTCCAGAGCCCAAGAGAGGCAGACCTCTACAG aGCTCCTTTGAGCCCTCACCTGGACCGATCCGCTCACAGTCGTTGACCACGTTTGCCATGATTGCCTCTCCTGGCAGCACTCACCTGCCCATGAGTTTCAACACCCCGGCCACCACCAAGGGCTGTTTGGATTCTTCAGCTGCTCGACACAAGATGGCTTTAAACCCccggaaacaaaagaaaaagaagaaccctCAAACCAGT gCAAAACCAAAGCAAGAGGAGTCAATGCTTCTACTGGTTTCTGAAGAAGAGAAGAGTACAACCAAACCAAAAGAAGCTGACCGAAAGAAGCCGAAAAAAGACAATCCAG gtACAGGTGTCTCAGGCCTGGAACAGAGCAAGAAAACTGAAACTTACGATAAGAAGACAGTAGATCAGGCCGCAAGTGCAGATGCTGCTGGGAGTCAGAGCTACCCATTGTCAGCGGCACATGGAAGACGAGGTGCAAAGAAAGGTTCGAGTGCTTCAGGAACTAGTGAGTGTGTGCCCAGAGGAAGAAGCTTCAAACAATCCAGTCGAGGGCTCCGCAGTGATAGGGCGGGATCCCCACCTGCCAATCAGAGTGCCAGAGATCATCTTCTCTGGAACCTGTCTTTGGAGCAGCAAGTTCTGGAGCAGCCCACGACTCCACAGGCAGAAAGTCCTACTCCTCAGGAGCTTCTTTCAGGTAAAGATGCCACCAGAAAGAGAGGTGCCGGTGTCGATTTGAAAGTCAGAAAAGTCTTGGCCTCACCAGCCACCCCGGAAGACTCGGCAGAGTCCACGGTCAGCGATCCATCGCCATGCCCTGAAGCCGAGAAGCCAGCAGCCAGAGCTTCTCTGTCCACAACCCAAGAAGATGTCATCTTCTCAGTTGCAATGGAGGCTCAAGTGTTTATGGATCCTTCTCATATCCAGTCAGAAAGGGAGGAAGCTTTCAGCTTTGATTTGCAAGCCATCAAATTTAAAATGGAGTCAGTTCAAGATGTTCCAGCGGTCTGCAGAGAAAAGTCTCCCGGAAGCATTCTGCGGGCCGTTACAGCCAGCATCTCGGGTCCCACGAGCACTCAGGCCGAGGGGGCCGTGTCTGCAGAGAGGCTGCCTCCCAGAAGCCTCTCCTGGGTCTTGGCGGACCTCGAGGCTGAGGAGCGGTCCTCGGCTTCAGAGAGCTCCTCAGAGGAGGCCAGCGGGTCTGAGCTGCAGCTGCTTCGCGGCCGTTCGTTCCAGGCTTTGGCGAAGCCCAGAGATGATGACCAGAAATTCTTCACAGAGTCGGAAAGTTCGGCTGTGGAACTGAGCAGGCCGGAGCAGCCGCTGGCTCCGCGGTATTCTTCCCTGATCCTGACAATGCCCAAAGTTCAGGAAGCATCCTCGGATTCGGCCAGTCCCTCAGAGGGCGAGCGCGACTCGGGGCGGCACCTGGCCCTCAGGCACCCCTTGCAGTCCTTGGGGATGCCTGAAGATTACCTACAAGTCTTCTCAGTCTCCAAAAGCTCCGGGGACCCGAGGGCTTCAGAGGGGGAGCTGACTCCCAGATGCGCGTCCCGGGCCTTGGGGGAGGCGGAAGGCTGGGCCTCCTCCGCCGAATCCAACAGCTACGGCGCGAAGTACAGCAGCGCTGACGACTGGAGCACCTCGGAGGAAGATGTGcgccccaggccccctgcccaggcccccgGGAAGCCCACAGACGTACTGGAGATCCCCTCGGGTTCAAAGAGCGCCCCCGAGGACTGGGGCGTTTCCGTGGAGGGGCTCGCTCAGTCCTTTTCGAGGCCCAAGCTTCAGCAGCAAGTGTCGTCGGAGAGGAGCAGCCTGGTGGAGCCGGCGCCGGCCGGGAAGGTTGTCCCGTCCTGGCTGCACCCCCAGGCCGAGCATCAGGCCCCCGGGGGCCGCGAGAACCCGGCTGAGGACTGCAGCATTTCTCTGGAGCCGCTGCCCCCCAGAGTCTCCTCTAGGCCCACCGGGCAGCCCAGGATCGAGCAACCAGTCGCCAAAGGTCCAGAAATGGCGACTGCCGTAGGGGGCAGGGCCGCGGAGCTGCTGCCCCCGAAACAGCCTTCTCAGCCCCCGCTGAAACCCGAGCAAGCCGTCCCCGAGAGGCCCGAGCGCCCAGTCGTGGAGGGGAGCGTCTCCGTGGAGGTGGTGCCTCCCAGAGGTCCGTTCCGGGCCTTGGCGAGACCAGCCGTCGAGGAACAAGTGTTCTTGAGCGTGCCGAGCGCCCCGGTCGAAGAGAACGTCGTGGTGGAGCCGCTGCCGCTGCCCAGACATGCTTCCCAGCGCCCGGCGCCGCTTCTGGTCCAGGGGCAGGTCCCCGCGAGCGCGGGAAGCGCCGTGCCCTTTGCTGAGCCCCAGCCTCTGCAAGTGCTTGTGCAGCCCTTGGTGCACCCCAAGGTGGAACCGGACGTGTTCTCCGGCCTGGAGGGTGCCGCCACCGAGAAGGTCATTGCAGTGGAGCCACCGCTCCCCGAACATTCTGCTCCTCCGTCCTTGCCGAATCCTGAAGCCCAGCAAGAGTCAGACAACGCCGCCGAGGAGGGCGCGTCTGTGGAGCTGCCGTCCGGGTTCCCGGCCCAGCCCTCGGTGAGGCCAAAACTCCAGCCACAGCTCCCTCCTCTGGACACGGCGGGCGCTTCTGCCGCGTGCAACCAACCCGCGGGGCCGGCGTCTCCCAGGAGCGTCTTGCAGTCCTGGCAGAGCTCCCCATTCGAGCAGCAGAGCTCTGCGAGTCTGGAGAGCGCCGCTCTGGAGTGGGGCATTTCTCTGGAGCCACTGCCTCCCAGGAGGCCTTCTCAGACCCGGAAGAGGCGGGCGGCGGCCCGAGCCGCCTCCCGGGAATCCAGGAGCCTTGCGGCCCGAGAACGGAGCTCTCCGGTGGAGCCAAAGCCTCCCAGAGGCGCTTCCCTGACCCCAGGGAGCGCAAAAGTCAAGCAGCCGTCCTGGGCAGTTCCAGAGGGCTCCACGGCCCAGAAGGGCGGTTCTATGGAGCAGCTCCCTCCAAGAATGTCTTCTCAGTCCCTGACCAAATCAGTGAGCAAGCAGCAGGTGTCCTGGGCAATTCCAGAGGGTTCCGTGGCCCAGAAGGGCGGTTCTATGGAGCAGCTCCCTTCCAGAATGTCTTCTCAGACCCTGACCAAATCAGTGAGCAAGCAGCAGGTGTCCTGGGCAGTTCCAGAGAGCTCTGTGGCCCAGAAGGGCAGTTCTATGGAGCAGCTCCCTCCAAGAATGTCTTCTCAGACCCTGACCAAATCAGTGAGCAAGCAGCAGGTGTCCTGGGCAATTCCAGAGGGTTCTATGGAGCAGCTCTCTTCCAGAATGTCTTCTCAGACCCTGACCAAATCAGTGAGCAAGCAGCAGGTGTCCTGGGCAATTCCAGAGGGTTCTATGGAGCAGCTCTCTTCCAGAATGTCTTCTCAGACCCTGACCAAATCAGTGAGCAAGCAGCAGGTGTCCTGGGCAATTCCAGAGAGCTTTGTGGCCCAGAAGGGCGGTTCTATGGAGCAGCTCCCTCCAAGAATGTCTTCTCAGTCCCTGACCAAATCAGTGAGCAAGCAGCAACCATCCTGGGCAGTTCCAGAGGGTTCCGTGGCCCAGAAGGGCAGTTCTATGGAGCAGCTCCCTCCAAGAATGTCTTCTCAGTCTCTGACCAAATCAGTGTGCAAGCAGCAGCCGTCCTGGGCAGCTCCAGAAGGCTCCATGGCCCAGAGGAGTGGTTCTACTGAGCAGCCCCCTCCCAGAGTGTCTTCTCAGCCTGAGACCAAACCAGTGGGCAAGCAACCAGCCTCGGCAGCTCCAGAGGGCTCTGTGGCCCAGAGGAGCAGTTCTACTGAGCAGCCCCCTCCCAGAATGTCTTCTCAGCCCCTGACCAAACCGCTGGGCAAGCAGCTGGCTCCTGCAGCTCTGAAAAGCGCTGCCATTGAGGGGGTTGCTTCTACAGAGAGAGGGCCTTCCAGGCAGCCTTCCCAGCCTCCCACCAGATACAAAGTCCAGCAAATGTCATCAACTTTTGAGAATGCTGTCCAGGTAGCCATTTCAGGGAAGTCAGTGCCTTCCAAACAAGCTCCCCAGCCCTTGGGGAGGTCTAAGGTTCAGGAGCTGTCCTCACGTCTAGAGATCACTGCTGCTGAAGGAGGCAAGTCTAAGAAAGCTTCAGTGTCCAGGCAGCCTTCCCAGTCATTTGTGAAGTTTATGGCAGAACAGGTCTTTTCAGAGAGGCCCACTGCTGAGGGGAGAAGCCCTAGGAATCCTCCACCTGCAAATCAACCTTCCAAACCTCTGCTGAGGTCAAAAGTCCAGTACCAAGCTTTCTCAGAGCTGGAGAATGCCAGTACCAAGGGAGGCACTTCTTCGAAGCTACTGCCTATGCCACCACACCCTATACAGCCCTCTGGGAAGCCTGAAGGCCCAAAAGAAGTTCTCTCACATCCAGAGAGTGCCCCCCTGAAGTGGGGCCGTTCCAAGGATCAGCTGCCCCCCGGACACCTTTCCCAGGCACTGGGAAAGCTGGAGTACCAGCAAGGgatctccttttctgtctctcagaGCTCTCATGAAGAACGGAAGAGTTCTCAAGGGCAGCTGCCTTTCAGAGGCCCTCCCCAAGCCAAAGAGGGGGCCAAATTACAGCCACAGCTTTTCTCAACAGGCCCAGTGAGTGTACCTGTAAAGCGGAGCAGGTCTGAGGAGCCTCAGCCTCCCAGACACCCTCGTCAGGCTTTTGCAGGCCCTGAATATCAGCCACAGGGTCGTTCAGGTCCAGTGTGGGCCGCCTCCACTGAGGGAACCATCTCTGAGGGCGGTTCTGACAGCTGGTCACAACCAAAAGGCCCAGCTTCTCCAAACAAAGCCAAGAAACATAAACAAGGCTCTGAAGACCCCATCAAGAATATCCTGACCTTTGCTACCAAACCAGTGAAGTTCACTACTGCTCCTGCCAAGCAGGTGCCCACTTTGGGGGGCACTGTCTCTAAGGAGGAGGGTCTTGAGGGCAGCAATCAAAATAACAGCCATCCAAATGTGTCCACCACTAGGGCTAGTGTGGAAAACCTTTTTGGAGTTCGCCTGAGAAAGGTCCCTTCCTTGAAGAAGTACAAGAGGGAGAAACAAGATGATCTTACCAagctttcttcattcttcttggGCCCAGTTTCATCTTCGGCAGGTAAAGAACAGCGAATCAGAAGTGcttcccaggggctcctgggcacCGCACAGTACCTCACCTACCCATTTGAAGTTGCAGAAAAGCAACAGAGCAGGCCCAAATCTGAATGCTTCATCAAGAAGCAACCTGCTTACAAGGTCCCAG GAAAGGCTCCTGGTCGACAGGCAGATTATGGCACCTTCGAGCCAGCTTGGATAACCATGGTAAAGCAGAGGCAGAAGAGTTCCCAGGTCTATGTTCCTAAGAAAGAGGCAAAAACCAAGAACAAAGCTGGAGCCAGGGCTGAGGCCAAAGAGCCTAGAGGGGTAGAACCTCCCTACAAATCACTCCAAAAG ggAGCTGGCCTTGCAAATGAAAACCAACCCAGAAAGATTTTTACTTCTGTTGTCAATAAACAGGAGAAGATGGCACAGAAGAAGCTGTCCATCAAGTCCATCAAAGCAG GATTTGAAGATCCGAAGATAGTTCAAGTGCCTGCAGTGGAAAAAGAAACCAGGCGATCTTCAACTCTCCCAGCTGTGCTCCAAGAGCCAGCACAGCCAGATGAGCCAGTTTGGTTCTCCCTGGCCAAGAAGAAAGCCAAAGCTTGGAGCCATATAGCAGAAATCATGCAATAA